From the genome of Geobacter sp. SVR, one region includes:
- a CDS encoding TIGR03960 family B12-binding radical SAM protein, whose amino-acid sequence MNLLAVEKPARYMGGEMGSVRKEQAELRIALAFPDVYEVGMSHLGLRVLYRVLNQVEGIAAERVFAPWPDRERQMLSDGEGLATLETATPLAACDVIGFTLQYELSYTNILNMLKLAGLPLFSTERGTGHPLVIAGGPCAYNPEPLAPFFDAILLGDGEEAVLEITEAVRQSKALGEERPALLERLAAIEGVYVPGMFEPRYHADGTVTEIVPLSPDRKTVRRRFLSNLDSAPYPSEPVIPFMKTVHDRVAVEIARGCTRGCRFCQAGYIYRPLRERSPATVLELVQKSLQSTGYDEISLLSLSTGDYSCVSPLLSELMARYAHDRIAVSLPSLRVGTLTEGLIEEIRRVRKTGFTLAPEAGSERMRRVINKGITEQDLLETAFNVYGAGWRTIKLYFMIGLPGETAEDITQIASLSRQVKDQGKRSGNPGEVNVSVGTFVPKAHTPFQWEPQISVDETLERQYQLHTELKQRKLRFKWQDAPLSFLEGVFARGDRRLAAVLVRAVELGCRFDGWREHFSLERWQQAFRECGIQPEWYLRRRELDEVLPWDHLDCGVTREFLLQERERALSEAATVDCRHGQCSACGVCNFDTIANRLSHDSALPARLQTTAPGDDQARVRLRFSKTGAMRYLSHLELLTVFTRAVSRGAVPILFSQGFHPHPRFSFATATSVGVESHAEYMDMIVAAGISAAEIQRRLNSALPAGIKVLAAEMIDLKAPALSVLIDKTRYAITFDSACSDSLAEQCVQFLAHDRFTVQRKKKGGETQTIDLRAECFSLNASGATLDLVAGRGKPLEFARAVSGNPELQADDVRIEKREAIFRD is encoded by the coding sequence ATGAATTTGCTTGCTGTTGAAAAGCCTGCCCGCTACATGGGGGGCGAAATGGGTTCGGTCCGCAAGGAGCAGGCCGAATTGCGCATTGCCCTCGCCTTTCCCGATGTTTACGAGGTAGGGATGAGCCACCTCGGCCTGCGTGTCCTCTACCGCGTGCTCAACCAGGTGGAGGGCATTGCCGCCGAACGGGTTTTCGCACCCTGGCCAGACAGGGAGCGCCAGATGCTGTCGGACGGTGAGGGCCTGGCCACGCTGGAAACCGCCACCCCCCTGGCCGCCTGCGACGTGATCGGCTTCACCCTGCAGTACGAACTCTCCTACACCAATATCCTGAACATGCTGAAACTGGCCGGACTACCGCTTTTCTCCACCGAGCGTGGTACCGGCCATCCGCTGGTAATCGCGGGCGGTCCCTGCGCCTACAATCCGGAACCGCTGGCCCCCTTCTTCGATGCAATCCTGCTGGGAGACGGAGAGGAGGCGGTTCTCGAAATCACCGAGGCGGTTCGGCAGTCGAAGGCACTGGGGGAAGAGCGTCCGGCACTGCTGGAGCGGCTGGCGGCCATAGAAGGGGTATATGTGCCGGGAATGTTCGAACCGCGATACCACGCCGACGGCACTGTGACTGAGATAGTCCCGCTGAGTCCGGACCGCAAAACAGTGCGCCGCCGCTTCTTGAGCAATCTCGACTCCGCGCCTTACCCGAGTGAGCCGGTGATACCGTTCATGAAAACCGTGCATGACCGCGTGGCGGTTGAGATTGCCCGCGGCTGCACCCGCGGCTGCCGCTTCTGCCAGGCAGGCTACATCTATCGCCCGCTGCGGGAGCGCTCCCCTGCCACGGTCCTGGAGCTGGTCCAAAAATCACTGCAGTCCACCGGCTATGACGAGATTTCGCTCTTGTCCCTCTCTACCGGCGACTACTCCTGTGTTTCGCCGCTGCTGTCCGAACTGATGGCCCGCTACGCCCATGACCGGATCGCGGTATCGTTGCCGTCTCTGCGGGTCGGCACCCTGACCGAAGGGCTGATCGAGGAGATCCGCAGGGTGCGCAAGACCGGCTTTACGCTGGCGCCCGAGGCGGGCAGCGAGCGGATGCGCCGGGTAATAAACAAGGGCATCACCGAGCAGGACCTGCTGGAAACCGCCTTCAACGTTTATGGCGCCGGCTGGCGCACCATCAAGCTCTACTTCATGATCGGCCTGCCGGGCGAGACTGCCGAGGACATCACGCAGATCGCCAGCCTGTCGCGACAGGTCAAGGATCAGGGCAAACGCTCGGGCAATCCCGGTGAGGTCAACGTCTCGGTCGGCACCTTTGTTCCCAAGGCGCACACCCCCTTTCAGTGGGAACCCCAGATCTCCGTCGACGAAACCCTGGAGCGCCAGTACCAGCTGCATACCGAGTTGAAGCAGCGCAAGCTGCGCTTCAAATGGCAGGACGCGCCGCTCTCGTTCCTGGAGGGAGTCTTTGCCCGCGGCGACCGCCGCTTGGCTGCGGTGCTGGTGCGGGCCGTGGAACTGGGCTGCCGTTTCGATGGCTGGCGGGAGCATTTTTCACTGGAACGCTGGCAGCAGGCTTTCCGGGAGTGCGGCATCCAGCCGGAGTGGTACCTGCGCCGCAGGGAACTGGACGAAGTACTCCCCTGGGATCACCTGGATTGCGGCGTGACGCGGGAATTCCTGCTCCAGGAGCGCGAGCGCGCCCTGAGCGAAGCGGCGACCGTCGATTGCCGCCACGGCCAGTGCAGCGCCTGCGGCGTCTGCAACTTCGACACGATTGCCAACCGCCTGTCCCACGATTCCGCCCTGCCGGCCCGACTGCAAACCACAGCGCCGGGCGATGATCAGGCCCGGGTGCGCCTGCGGTTTTCCAAGACCGGCGCCATGCGCTATCTGAGCCATCTGGAGCTGCTGACGGTTTTCACCCGCGCCGTCAGCCGCGGAGCCGTACCGATCCTTTTTTCCCAAGGGTTCCATCCCCATCCGCGCTTCTCCTTTGCCACCGCCACGTCGGTGGGGGTCGAATCCCATGCGGAGTACATGGACATGATCGTGGCCGCCGGCATATCGGCTGCAGAGATCCAGCGCCGCCTGAACTCGGCACTGCCGGCAGGCATAAAGGTTCTGGCAGCGGAGATGATCGACCTGAAAGCCCCGGCCCTCTCGGTGCTGATAGACAAAACCCGCTACGCCATAACCTTTGACTCCGCCTGTTCCGATAGCCTGGCCGAACAATGTGTGCAATTCTTGGCACATGATCGCTTTACAGTTCAGAGGAAAAAGAAGGGGGGCGAAACGCAGACCATCGATCTGCGTGCCGAATGCTTTTCCCTGAACGCCTCCGGCGCCACGCTCGACCTGGTCGCCGGTCGCGGCAAACCGCTGGAATTCGCGCGGGCCGTCAGCGGCAATCCCGAGCTCCAGGCGGATGACGTGCGTATCGAGAAGCGCGAGGCCATCTTCAGGGACTGA
- a CDS encoding low specificity L-threonine aldolase: MGSTTTIKSPAEPVFNQFASDNYAGICPQAWEAMERANHGFSTSYGDDCWTERACECIRELFETDCQVFFVFNGTAANSLALASLCRSYHSVLCHDLAHVETDECGAPEFFSNGTKILHIPGADGKLDLEAVEHAITRRSDIHYPKPRVLSLTQSTEVGTVYSREEIGRAAELAHRYGLRVQMDGARFTNAVASLGVAPAEITWKAGVDVLCLGGAKNGMAVGEAVVFFNGALAEEFEYRCKQAGQLASKMRFISAPWIGLLESGAWLGNAEHANRHARLLADKLADIPGISLMHPCQANSVFVEMPPATAAALRDAGWRFYSFIGSGGARFMCSWQTTEDDVNHLVAAIRQATGR; the protein is encoded by the coding sequence ATGGGTTCCACCACCACAATCAAATCACCGGCCGAGCCGGTCTTCAACCAATTTGCCAGCGACAATTATGCCGGGATCTGTCCCCAGGCCTGGGAAGCGATGGAAAGGGCAAACCACGGTTTTTCAACGTCCTATGGCGACGATTGCTGGACGGAGCGCGCCTGCGAGTGCATCCGTGAGCTGTTCGAAACCGATTGCCAGGTCTTTTTCGTGTTCAACGGTACCGCCGCCAATTCCCTGGCACTGGCCTCCCTGTGCCGCTCCTATCACAGTGTCCTGTGCCACGATCTGGCCCATGTGGAAACCGACGAGTGCGGGGCGCCCGAGTTCTTTTCCAACGGCACCAAGATCCTGCATATCCCCGGAGCCGACGGCAAGCTCGACCTGGAGGCGGTCGAACATGCCATTACCCGGCGCAGCGACATCCACTATCCGAAACCGCGGGTGCTGAGTCTGACCCAATCGACCGAGGTAGGTACCGTCTATTCCCGGGAAGAGATCGGGCGGGCCGCTGAACTCGCCCACCGCTACGGCCTGCGCGTTCAGATGGACGGCGCCCGGTTCACCAACGCGGTCGCCTCCCTGGGAGTCGCGCCTGCGGAAATCACCTGGAAGGCGGGGGTGGATGTGCTCTGTCTGGGAGGGGCCAAGAACGGTATGGCCGTGGGCGAGGCGGTGGTCTTTTTCAACGGCGCCCTGGCCGAGGAGTTTGAGTACCGCTGCAAGCAGGCCGGACAACTGGCTTCCAAGATGCGCTTCATCTCGGCCCCCTGGATCGGCCTGCTGGAGAGCGGCGCCTGGCTGGGCAACGCCGAACATGCCAACCGGCACGCCCGGCTGCTGGCAGACAAGCTGGCCGATATCCCCGGCATCAGCCTGATGCATCCCTGCCAGGCCAATTCGGTCTTCGTGGAGATGCCGCCTGCGACCGCCGCTGCCCTGCGCGACGCCGGCTGGCGCTTCTATTCGTTCATCGGCTCGGGAGGCGCCCGCTTCATGTGTTCATGGCAGACAACGGAAGATGATGTGAACCACCTGGTGGCTGCGATCCGCCAGGCAACAGGACGCTAA
- the pepN gene encoding aminopeptidase N: MTTRQHTTIHRSDYTPYDFLVDSIRLRFELGEETTLVTSRLELRAKGEQAVPLVLDGHRFKLRSIAIDDGLLGSGDYQVTEETVTIPQVPSRFTLETVTELKPQDNTFLEGLYRSAGMFCTQCEAEGFRSITPYPDHPDVLSVFTTTIVADRERYPVLLSNGNLVDAGQLPDGRHFATWHDPFPKPSYLFALVAGDLVRLKERFTTCSGREVSLELYLQEANRHKGEHALHSLAKAMRWDEQVFGREYDLDSYMIVAADDFNMGAMENKGLNIFNSRYVLATPESATDEDFHAIEEVIGHEYFHNWSGNRVTCRDWFQLSLKEGLTVFRDQEFSADMQSRGVKRINDVRYLRTTQFPEDGGPMAHPVRPDSYIEINNFYTHTVYSKGAEVIRMLRILLGEKCFRQGLDLYFERHDGQAVTIEDFVRAMADAGQRDLEQFTRWYSQAGTPQLTISSGYEPSTGTFTLTVRQSCPPTPGQPDKLPFHLPLVMGLLDRATGQELPVTLEGEEPPGPGSRLLELNEQEQVFRFTGLQEEPLPALLRGFSAPVKLDYPYRHDDLVLLAGHERDPFCRWEAGQRLAGEIILDLAGAWQAGQALELDEAFIEAYRLTLTSDESDRAFLAEALTLPSEKYLAELMPVADPDAIHGARQFVVRTLASRLREDFLLVRERCRRAEPYAVEDGRAGERRLANLCLAYLMSLAEQPLIELCRDQYYGSDNMTDSIGALTPLVSCDCPERREILSTFYDCWQHDRNVIDKWFTLQAMSHLPDTVEEVCRLLEHPAFELANPNRFRSLVASFSQNQVRFHAADGSGYRLLTDQLIRLIPINPQVSARLLAPLTTWRRYDSTRQELMRAELQRIQALENLPRDVFEVVDKSLREN, from the coding sequence ATGACGACACGTCAGCATACCACCATTCACCGAAGCGACTATACCCCCTATGACTTCCTGGTCGACAGCATCCGGCTGCGTTTCGAACTGGGCGAGGAAACCACGCTGGTGACCTCCCGGCTCGAACTGCGGGCAAAAGGGGAGCAGGCCGTACCGCTTGTCCTGGACGGCCACCGCTTCAAACTGCGCAGCATTGCCATAGACGACGGACTGCTGGGTTCCGGCGATTACCAGGTGACCGAGGAAACGGTCACCATCCCGCAGGTGCCCTCACGCTTCACGCTCGAAACGGTCACCGAACTGAAACCCCAGGACAACACCTTCCTGGAAGGGCTCTACCGCTCGGCCGGCATGTTCTGCACCCAGTGCGAGGCCGAGGGTTTCCGCTCGATCACCCCCTACCCCGATCATCCGGATGTGCTTTCGGTCTTCACGACCACCATCGTGGCGGACCGGGAACGTTATCCGGTGCTGCTCTCCAACGGCAATCTGGTCGATGCCGGCCAGCTGCCCGACGGGCGCCATTTCGCCACCTGGCACGACCCCTTCCCCAAACCGAGCTATCTCTTCGCGCTGGTGGCCGGCGATCTGGTCCGCCTGAAGGAGCGCTTTACGACCTGCTCCGGCAGGGAGGTGTCGCTCGAGCTCTACCTGCAGGAGGCCAACCGCCATAAGGGGGAACATGCCCTGCATTCGCTCGCAAAAGCCATGCGCTGGGACGAGCAGGTATTCGGCCGGGAATACGACCTCGACAGCTATATGATCGTAGCGGCGGATGATTTCAACATGGGGGCCATGGAGAACAAGGGGCTGAACATCTTCAACTCGCGCTACGTGCTGGCAACGCCGGAATCGGCGACCGACGAGGACTTCCACGCCATCGAAGAGGTCATCGGCCACGAATATTTCCACAACTGGAGCGGCAACCGCGTCACCTGCCGCGATTGGTTCCAGCTCTCCCTCAAGGAGGGGCTGACCGTGTTCCGTGACCAGGAGTTCTCGGCCGACATGCAGTCCCGCGGAGTCAAGCGCATCAACGATGTGCGCTACCTGCGCACCACCCAGTTCCCGGAAGATGGCGGCCCCATGGCGCATCCGGTCCGCCCCGATTCCTACATCGAAATCAATAACTTCTACACCCACACCGTTTACAGCAAGGGGGCAGAGGTAATCCGCATGCTGCGCATCCTGTTGGGGGAGAAGTGCTTCCGCCAGGGACTGGACCTCTATTTCGAACGCCACGACGGACAGGCAGTCACGATTGAGGACTTCGTGCGGGCCATGGCCGATGCGGGACAGCGTGATCTCGAACAGTTTACCCGCTGGTACAGCCAGGCCGGAACGCCGCAGTTGACCATTTCGAGCGGCTACGAGCCCTCGACCGGCACGTTCACCCTGACGGTGCGCCAATCCTGCCCACCCACTCCGGGCCAACCCGACAAACTGCCCTTTCATCTGCCGCTGGTGATGGGACTGCTTGACCGCGCCACGGGACAGGAACTGCCGGTGACGCTGGAGGGGGAGGAGCCTCCTGGTCCGGGCTCGCGGCTGCTGGAACTGAACGAGCAGGAACAGGTCTTCCGCTTCACCGGCCTGCAGGAGGAACCGCTACCAGCCCTGCTGCGTGGCTTCTCCGCTCCGGTCAAGCTCGACTATCCCTACCGGCACGACGACTTGGTACTGCTGGCCGGTCATGAGCGCGATCCCTTCTGCCGCTGGGAGGCGGGGCAGCGCCTGGCCGGGGAGATCATTCTCGATCTGGCCGGCGCATGGCAGGCGGGACAGGCGCTGGAACTCGATGAGGCCTTTATCGAGGCCTATCGCCTCACCCTGACCAGCGACGAAAGCGATCGGGCATTCCTGGCCGAAGCGTTGACGCTGCCTTCGGAAAAGTATCTGGCCGAGCTGATGCCGGTGGCAGACCCGGATGCAATCCATGGCGCACGCCAGTTCGTGGTCCGCACGCTGGCCTCCCGGCTGCGGGAGGATTTTCTCTTGGTCAGGGAACGCTGCCGGAGAGCGGAACCCTATGCTGTCGAAGACGGGCGCGCCGGAGAACGGCGGCTGGCCAACCTGTGCCTGGCCTACCTGATGAGCCTGGCGGAGCAGCCGCTGATCGAGCTGTGCCGCGACCAGTACTATGGCTCGGACAACATGACCGACTCCATCGGCGCACTGACGCCGCTGGTCTCATGCGACTGCCCGGAACGCCGGGAAATACTGTCGACGTTCTATGACTGCTGGCAGCATGACCGCAACGTGATCGACAAGTGGTTTACCCTCCAGGCCATGTCGCACCTGCCCGACACGGTCGAAGAGGTATGCCGGCTCCTGGAGCATCCTGCCTTCGAGCTGGCCAATCCCAACCGTTTCCGCTCGCTGGTTGCCTCATTCAGCCAGAACCAGGTCCGTTTCCACGCCGCCGACGGCAGCGGCTACCGCCTGCTGACCGACCAGTTGATCCGGCTGATCCCGATCAACCCGCAGGTATCGGCCCGGCTGCTGGCTCCGCTGACCACCTGGCGCCGTTACGACAGCACACGCCAGGAATTGATGCGGGCCGAATTGCAGCGCATCCAGGCGCTGGAGAATCTTCCGCGGGATGTTTTCGAAGTGGTTGATAAAAGCCTGCGGGAAAACTGA
- a CDS encoding Rne/Rng family ribonuclease: MGTELVINATSHETRIALIENGGIAELYIERTREKGIVGNIYKGRVIRVLPGMQAAFVDIGLEKAAFLYVADVFDAIEEYESLLYDGKKDHEAGRDQPPGAHPDFRPLHPIEELLQEGQELLVQISKEPIGTKGARITSHISLPGRHLVYMPTVDHVGISRRIEDEAERERLREAVERLKQPGSGYIVRTVSEGKSDEDLLSDMQYLSTLWSEIVKRKEKASVPSLVHSDLDVIQKVVRDIVTEQVDKIIVDSKPDHDRIVQFITTFMPKMKYSIELYDEEEPIFDHFGLEVEISRALGRKVWLKSGGYIIIEQTEALTAIDVNTGRFVGKHNLEDTILKTNLEAVKEIAYQLRLRNIGGIIIIDFIDMEKEVNREKVFAALEEALKSDKSKTNILKISELGLVEMTRKRVRESIGRMMCEPCPYCEGRGYIKSKTTVCHEIFRELRREMLDIRGTKAMVSVHPQVADLLYDEERRGLEELEKKFKKRITVRAKPGFHQEQFEILIN, translated from the coding sequence ATGGGCACAGAACTGGTTATCAACGCCACCTCGCATGAGACGCGTATCGCCCTCATCGAAAACGGAGGCATCGCCGAGCTGTACATCGAACGCACGCGGGAGAAGGGCATCGTCGGCAACATCTACAAGGGACGCGTGATCCGGGTATTGCCCGGCATGCAGGCGGCCTTTGTCGACATCGGACTGGAGAAAGCCGCTTTCCTGTATGTGGCCGATGTTTTCGATGCCATCGAGGAATACGAGTCGCTCCTGTACGACGGCAAAAAAGACCACGAGGCGGGCCGGGATCAACCGCCGGGCGCACACCCCGATTTCAGGCCGCTGCACCCGATCGAGGAACTACTCCAGGAGGGACAGGAGCTGCTGGTGCAGATTTCCAAGGAGCCGATCGGCACCAAGGGAGCCCGCATCACCTCCCACATATCACTGCCGGGACGCCACCTGGTCTACATGCCGACCGTCGATCATGTCGGCATATCGCGCCGCATCGAAGACGAAGCCGAGCGGGAGCGCCTGCGCGAGGCGGTGGAGCGCCTCAAGCAACCCGGCTCCGGCTACATCGTCAGGACCGTGTCGGAAGGCAAATCCGATGAGGACCTGCTCTCGGACATGCAGTATCTCTCGACCCTGTGGAGCGAAATCGTCAAGCGCAAGGAAAAGGCTTCGGTCCCCTCCCTGGTGCATTCGGACCTGGACGTGATCCAGAAGGTGGTGCGCGACATCGTTACCGAGCAGGTCGACAAGATCATCGTCGACTCCAAGCCGGACCACGACCGGATTGTGCAGTTCATCACCACCTTCATGCCCAAGATGAAGTACTCGATCGAGCTGTACGACGAGGAAGAGCCGATTTTCGACCATTTCGGCCTGGAGGTCGAGATCAGCCGCGCCCTGGGGCGCAAGGTGTGGCTCAAATCGGGTGGGTACATCATCATCGAGCAGACCGAGGCCTTGACCGCCATCGACGTCAACACCGGCCGCTTTGTGGGCAAGCACAACCTGGAAGACACCATCCTCAAAACCAACCTGGAGGCGGTCAAAGAGATCGCCTACCAGCTGCGGCTGCGCAACATCGGCGGGATCATCATCATCGATTTCATCGACATGGAGAAAGAGGTCAACCGGGAGAAGGTCTTCGCCGCCCTGGAAGAGGCTCTCAAGAGCGATAAGTCCAAGACCAACATTCTGAAAATTTCGGAGCTGGGGCTGGTGGAAATGACCCGCAAGCGGGTCAGGGAGAGCATCGGACGCATGATGTGCGAGCCCTGCCCTTACTGCGAAGGGCGCGGTTACATCAAGTCCAAGACCACCGTCTGCCACGAGATCTTTCGTGAGCTGCGGCGGGAGATGCTCGACATCCGCGGCACCAAGGCCATGGTTTCGGTACACCCCCAGGTGGCGGACCTGCTGTACGACGAGGAACGTCGAGGTCTGGAGGAGCTGGAGAAGAAATTCAAAAAGCGCATTACCGTGCGCGCCAAGCCGGGTTTCCACCAGGAACAGTTCGAAATTCTGATCAACTGA
- a CDS encoding ribbon-helix-helix domain-containing protein, with translation MGRMRENPRYNVISMRISDEEREHLENIMEKTRLSISDIMREAMEYFTANYERIETHSKAA, from the coding sequence ATGGGTAGAATGAGAGAAAATCCGCGTTACAATGTTATTTCGATGAGAATCAGCGACGAAGAGCGTGAGCACCTGGAAAATATCATGGAGAAGACTCGCCTGAGCATCTCTGACATCATGCGCGAGGCGATGGAATATTTCACCGCCAACTACGAGCGGATCGAAACCCACAGCAAGGCTGCCTGA
- a CDS encoding L,D-transpeptidase, which yields MRYSRMRLSHKIVLVGLFTGLFFGATVLRVPSLISEPAASPLDKAMEDLSRVEYPSLKNIRWHAHFIRPNESLESLFGSDWVWVARFNRIDRRHVYPGMTIKVPEDVAEIRNYTPLPRFYEPARRQEKYILVDIGEQWLAAYEYGKLVFSVPAATGKKGTETPVGMFRIDARHLTHTSSLYKTANDEEQYPMDNALRFHIGSDNVSYWLHARDLPGRPASHGCIGLYDEEMQNRVFGNPSRPQLTDSQKLYEWAAGETDYGEDYGELDELEDGPVVQVRGELPRYLSQALARN from the coding sequence ATGCGCTACAGTCGGATGCGGTTATCACACAAAATCGTGCTGGTGGGACTGTTCACCGGTCTGTTCTTTGGCGCTACCGTACTGAGGGTTCCCTCCCTGATCTCCGAGCCTGCCGCCTCTCCCCTGGACAAGGCAATGGAGGATCTTTCCCGGGTCGAATATCCCAGCCTGAAGAATATCCGCTGGCACGCCCATTTCATCAGGCCGAACGAATCGCTGGAATCGTTATTCGGATCGGATTGGGTCTGGGTGGCGCGCTTCAACCGTATCGACCGGCGGCACGTATATCCCGGCATGACCATCAAGGTTCCGGAGGATGTGGCGGAAATCCGCAACTATACCCCCCTGCCGCGTTTTTACGAGCCTGCCCGGCGCCAGGAAAAATACATCCTGGTGGATATTGGCGAACAATGGCTGGCGGCCTACGAATATGGCAAACTGGTTTTTTCGGTGCCGGCCGCCACGGGGAAAAAGGGTACCGAAACCCCTGTCGGCATGTTCCGGATCGATGCCCGCCACCTGACCCACACCTCGTCGCTCTACAAGACCGCCAATGATGAGGAGCAATACCCGATGGACAACGCCCTGCGGTTCCACATCGGTTCGGACAATGTCTCCTACTGGCTGCACGCCCGCGACCTGCCCGGCCGTCCCGCCTCCCACGGCTGCATCGGGTTGTACGACGAGGAGATGCAGAACCGGGTTTTCGGCAACCCCTCGCGGCCGCAGTTGACCGATTCGCAGAAGCTGTATGAATGGGCCGCGGGCGAGACGGACTACGGCGAGGACTACGGTGAACTGGACGAACTGGAGGACGGTCCGGTGGTCCAGGTGCGCGGAGAACTGCCGCGTTACCTGTCTCAGGCGCTCGCACGAAACTGA